Proteins encoded within one genomic window of Jiangella mangrovi:
- a CDS encoding MmcQ/YjbR family DNA-binding protein: MAVPIADFLAIIDRLPEAGGTDSENWTTFRVRGRTFGYLWPRTSTVGLKQTIAEQRALVAERPDVFEVQFTAGAFGWVVVYLDGLELDELVELTFEAWRLTAPEDLVARQGDRLPL, from the coding sequence ATGGCCGTGCCGATCGCCGACTTCCTCGCCATCATCGACCGGCTGCCAGAGGCCGGCGGCACCGACTCGGAGAACTGGACGACCTTCCGGGTGCGCGGCCGCACGTTCGGCTACCTCTGGCCCCGCACCTCCACCGTCGGGCTCAAGCAGACCATCGCCGAACAGCGCGCGCTGGTCGCCGAACGGCCGGACGTGTTCGAGGTGCAGTTCACGGCCGGCGCGTTCGGCTGGGTCGTCGTCTACCTGGACGGCCTCGAGCTGGACGAGCTGGTGGAGCTGACGTTCGAGGCCTGGCGGCTCACCGCGCCCGAGGACCTCGTCGCGCGGCAGGGCGACCGGCTGCCGCTCTGA